The Helicoverpa armigera isolate CAAS_96S chromosome 5, ASM3070526v1, whole genome shotgun sequence sequence gttctctaattagcggcattcaagagGTTAATGGAGTGATGAAATTGCCAATCCCAccacaatacaattttattgatcGTCCGGGCTGCCCCTTAGGCCTATCCAAATTATGATTACAGTGGCGTATAATAATAAAGTCATAGTATACTTCGTATTTACGAAAAAGTTATCGCccaatttattgaaaattatagTGGGTGGTAGGTCTTATTCAGCTCAAATCCCTATTGGTAGCGGCATCTATTAGCATTCATTGTTACTTGTGAGGTTATGCTATTGCCCGTAAGATGGCGTTATTTTATGACACGTTCTAGAATCTTCCACTCATTAGGTACTTTACCTATCGTTACATTGTCGTAGCGCTAGTAGTTTCCGGGACACTAGGTAtctattatataggtacctaataagttAGATTAAAACTGGGGTATTGTACgtgatataaatatgaatatgcaGACACACATACCTATAGCTGTTacattaaatgacatcaaaacAATCGAATCCTATTAAAGCATATACCTAATAAGTTTATTAAGATGCTGTACACTACAACTTAATTAGAAAATCGAATTAGTTGGAGAATTGGTGAATTTCATGCTATTTTACTGCaaacatacctatttttaaaagattgcCCTCTTTTGTCGagtaaaatatacctttatGTGAAAAGAGATGGCGTTGTTTACAAAACCGCAAGCTCAaaggtaagttttatttatgatgataaaaaaattgtttccaaGAATTCGGTAGATGGCGTGATATGAACTGCATTACTGGGGCTTTGCCAAAATGCTAAGTCTAGGATAAAACACATTACGCCAAgctatctataaaaaaacaagcACAAAACCACGATTGCGCCGTGGATTTGTGCTTGCTTTTCAGGCCTACGTTTAACGTCTGCTAAACGAGACGTCAACGTCGCGTTTGCACAACGTTAATGTCGCGTTGTTATCACGTGACGAGACGATGTTATAGTCAACGCTCGTAAAACGCCAAAGACTATGCAAAGACTCCCCTTCTTTTTCAAATTATCTCGGGACATTCTAATAAAGAACTAgcttcttttatgtttttttttgatatGGGAGGCTTTCTttttgcatattaaaaaaaatagttcccaAGAAAAttatagatggcgttgtaccaaCTACGTCACTGGGCTTTTGCTAAGATGCCCAGGTAAAGAATAAAACATTGCGCCGAGCCCTGTATGTGTCTTGGTTTAAGAAAGACAGATTTCtggacaaattgttttcaaaatatctcggaacttcttcctcctgccctgatcccaatttcattttcccctgtcactcgtcatactgacactctctcccttcctattcatgtcatctttcaggcaatccaactatcttttcttaggtcttcgtcttcctctccatccatctacattcatacttagcacacactttgttgcatgcgtatcgttcctcctcattacatgcccatatcatgacaatcttctacttttCATCTTTTCCGTAACTGGCGCAGACTTCCTATTACtatttcagacttcctctaatgtaataattcctcactttatccattcttgtaacaccattCTTCTCAGCACTCTCATTTCTGcgacatgcactctcttctcatccctctttttcaatgcccaacactccgatccatacaggacgacaggtcttatGACGGATTTGTAGactttgcccttcagtttgaggggcatccgcgggtcacaGATAGTGCTAGTTACCTatcgccacttcatccatccagaATTGATCAAATGCTTAACGTCCCTGTTCACCTCATcgtcactttggacgagtgaaccaaggtaccggaagtcgcAGCAGACTGATAGGGGCATGCCGGCTAATGTTATGGTCATACACCACCTACACTGAAACTGGCGGTAGTGCCCGCTGCGGACCGGACTTGTGTACTGCATCTGCCGTACATCGCTCGAATCAACTGCACATACTTCCCTGGTATACTTTTCTCCTCAAGGGCCCACCACAAAACCTCACGAGGCACCTgaggcccgattctcctaagttaataatgtcaaaatctaatagaaatcgaatcgcaatatggttgcaatagcagttttaaccatatcgggcattctgctactaataaaagaccaatcgtattcgattgacatttgattggtgtgcgattggtctgctattttggtgattttggtctatacggtagtttgctgtacaatcattttgcaatcgtaaatcatttgtagacaaaatgattcattattgaatgacagaaaagaataaaaacgtttatttcaaagaaaaaatagcggaatgccacatacgcttcaatcgtaattgattcgggattggatctcagtcgaatcgattcgaacgtgaatcgtatgtcgcttaagtaaaattaggagaatcgggcccctggtcatATGCCTTCTCGAGGTCAACAAACACCATATGCAAGTTTATGTGTGCAATTCTGAACTTTTTGCACAGCTGGCGAATTCAAAAAATGGCCCGACGTTGTTCCCCGACCCGGAATAAAACCGAATTGATTTTGTGAGATATCACTCTCTTCTCTCAGCCTCCTTTCTATAACTTTCTTCCACACTTTCATACTATGTGACACAATCTTTATCCCTCTATAGTTGTTGCAATCCAGAACATCACCCTTGTTCTTAAAAATGGGCACCAGGAAACTATTGCACCACTCGTCTGGTATTGTTTCCTCTTGcaacaacttattgaagaataaagccagccatttccatccatccatctttaATAGTTTCCACACGTCCACTGGTATTATAGTGATATGGAGTAATCTGGCCCTATCGCTTTTCCATTCTTCATTCCATTTAATGCTATTCTGACCTCATCCTCACATACATATCTTACCAGGCCCTCGTTCACCACTTTATGATAGAACATACCAGTCCACTCATTTTCTTCATTCATcagtctttcaaaatattccttccACCTACCTTTAATCTCCGCATCATTCGAGAGGACCGCTCCTTCTCCATTCTTTACACACTTTATCTGGTATACATCTCTTTCCATTTCCTCCCTAGATATAACCAATCGGTAGAGGTCATTTTGACCGGCTGGGCTATCTAGGGAGTCATACATCTTCTCTTTGGCTATTGGCCGGGTAGTCAGggtgtcgttacggccaatggtctaaCAATACCTTACAATACCTGAGtaagccaagagcctcgacgaacacctcatgAGGGActcgttaggcggctggatcaagggactaattcttattgtgaggaggtttctgtctttGGGACCCTAACCatcggtaccttggaccctgtgcccgatttCCGTGaccacctattttttatatttttaaatgtttttttatatttaatatttagaaatgtatATCATatgcctataaataaataaaaaaatattatggtaATTGCAGCATCAGCGCCGGCCAATTCAATAATATTGCCCAAAAATATCGGGTACAGACAGGGTCCAAGGTATCGTTGGCCCCAGAgtcagaaacctcctcacaaacCCTTCGGTGTCCCGTCCCCAAATAGGTCACCGAAGCGCAGCCAATATTCGGACGATTGATTGAAGTCGTTAGACTCCAAGCTAGTCTAGCCCCGAAAAAGCGTCCATGTAGCTGCTCATTTGCTCAGCCATACCTCCTAGCATTCATTGGTCACAGGTAAGCGCCAGTTTTCATTCGCCAACGACAACGGGGTGAGTCCTTAGTCCACTGCCACCAcagataatttgaaaaaatactctTCGAGATTGTACACCTGAAGCTTGCGGAGCGCTTTACAGGCTCGACCTCTATATTTCTGTAGGATGTCAatctcatcaccgacgatcgtgggCGATGCACTCGTTCTGCGGTTCTCCTTTTAAGGGGGTCCGATTCGatttgagtccatttgagtaggccGAAGGTGTACAGAGGAACTGGCATAATCCCACCAAATATTAAAGATGCCACccgataaaaaaactttttaggaCTTCGTTTAGGAGGCCAAAGAAATGACCTAATAATGATTGTTTCGTGTTTTATGCCTAACCCTTATGCCATACCCAGGTAATTATTATCCTTATTTATATCAGACCTTGGATCCATAATATCTTAATATTGTAAACtataattctataaaataaaactaaattaaatccACACTGAAATCGGGCATCACACTATGCATGCACGGAGTATGTAAGACATGTCCACAGAAGTGTGCTGCCCGATCCAGTGCCGCAGCCATGGGTAATTCCACCTACCGGACAATGTGCTCAGCATGCGGTGGGAGCAGTCACGCAACCTGCGAAAAATCGAGGCAATGCGCTTCCGGATGATGGCATGAAATCCATAATTGCAGGTATCGTTTGCAAAGAGTGATCTCAGGATCTGAGAGTTGTAATCTCTCAGATTCCATAATTCACTCTGCATGCGTGACTGCACATTTGTCTACACCAAATTCTATCCTGATAGAACTACTGTAAGTTTCAGTGACCTTCAGTAGCTTTATCAGATATAGCAGTAGCATCAGTGGTGGCAAACAGTTTTAAACCGTCCATGTAAAAAGCAAAGAACCAAATGCGACATGACCTGAATCGCAAAGGTTCCGCAAAGGTTAGCCCAGCCCCGAACCCTCTAGCATTGTGCTGAAAGGGTTCAAAGGTAAACAAAACCAAAGTGGACTCAATCTGTCACCCTGGAATATTCCCCGCTCGATCTTGATAGCATCTCCGGTCCCTGCAATTTGTCGACTTTCTGAATGGTGAAGAACCGTTCTCCATTCCGACCGTCCTACGcagatttgtatttattttcataactcCAGTAACCTCTTGAGCCCTGCATGGAGGACCGAGTCGAAGGCCTTATCATAGTCTATCCAACATCTCGAAAAACTCTTTCGGGATCTTCGAACCCGTTGCCTTATGAACAAATCAGTGAGAAGCAGCTCCTTAGTAGCACGGGACACTCTTGCTTACATCCGTTTTGAGAAACAGACACACCAAAAATTGTGATCAGACGATCATAATTTGTTTCCTCGTGTAGTTGTGTGTAGTTCGTCGCCCTTTTATGGTACGGCACGGTTGGCAATAAACTTGAAATTCCCTTTTACGTCCTAGATAGTATTGTTGAAAAGAAAAACCACTAACTTTATTGTATATCTAGATTACACATTTACTCACACATACATTTTATTCTCTACATAAACTATgtttaagtaaaataacaaaaaacaccGCATGAAATGGACTCAAAAATGAACGAGATCGTCATGCACGCATATTACGGTAGACCCGTAATATGCGGAGGGCGGAATGTCCTCTATGCGTACCGTGATAGGATGCTGTCTCTGTTCCAGGTTCTTGAACCAGCCATCAACGTCTCGCCCTAACGTTTTTCGGATCGAGTGCGGGTTATCCAGAAGAGTAATCGCAGACTGGACGATGCCGCACTTGATCGGTTGCGCATAGAGATGCTGAGATGCTGCTCTATGGTCACTGCCTCATCACAGACCGCGATGCCACCTTCGCCACCATTGGAGTTGCGCCGCGATCGGCGAGTGAGGATGATAGGGTTGTTACAGTAAGTAGTTCAGTACAACGAAGTCTGATTACCACATTTATAACAGCTCCATCTAGTTACATTTCCGGAAATGAAACTGCTTGAAATGACAGATGAAAGCGCAATTCGTgtgaatgagggttttctaaaatggcgtccacgaggtggcagcaccgaggcgtcaggtccaggtacATGTCAAAGTGCTGATCTCTACTatgaataaatacattaatCATCTACAACTCACTAAAACACAAATAACTGCGGTTGAGTAGATAAAAACTAAGTCATACTGTGTAAAAAAATCTAGTACATTACGTTACTTACCTTTCAAtgagcttttccttagtaccagtgacttttgcaccctttctgagctcaatttttagttcggaaaccctttttctgaccgtagtccataaaaTCAACAACATTTCCAATACAACAGAATTTCATTAAACAATAAGCCCTACaatacaagtacctacaatccctactaatattataaatgcgaaagtaactctgtctgtctgtctgttacgctttcacgtctaaaccattgaactgattttagtaaaatttggtacagagatagatttgaccttgagaaagatcataggatagtttttatctcggacttttgaaggattctcttggaaacgcgatataaccgaactgtacgcggacgaagccgcgggcggaagctagttccATACTATTTAACAGCTGGACCAGACGTATACGTGGCGCTACCTGGTGGCAGAAAAGgagagaaaaccctcattcgATACGTACCATTTTAGTGTTGCTATATTACGCAAGATGGCAGTAGGAATCTTGAGGTAGTGTCGCTATTCCACAACAGATGCCGCTCAGAACCTAGCTGCATCCTGTCTGTGTTCTATCTACAAAACTAGTTAGTTGAGTAAAGGTACCCATTctctatatagtgtattatctatggTACCCATGACGTGACTTTCATTTGCTTTCGTTCATGTAAAACTGTTTAGTGAGGTCTGTGCAGTTTTGTGTGGTTATTTAAATGGACCGTTTTTAAAGTAACAGCAGtggattgtttgttttgtatttgcaacttttaaaaccatgtgttaataataatatttgaatggTAGAATTTATATGGACCGCCAGCCTAGCCTAGTTGCTTAAACGTACCTACACAGCAGAAAGGTGTAATGAAACATTACTAAAACGgcatgaattaaatatttttcaataattgcAATTGTACAAGAATTGAGAGAAGGGTAAGTAAACATAGGTTGAAATGTTGTACAAAATCTGTGTAAATTATTTCggcggttattttatttaatatgattttttcTGGTATTAAACAACTTTCTCAGATACAACCCTTGCTTTTACTGTTTCGTTGATTTTTTATGCTTTCTTATTGCATACTCATTGTTCTAAGAAGTAATAGAGAGATATcccaaacatgttttttttttggttagattggatttaggtacctaaaagATAGAATGATGTGCTTGTTTGTACCTGTTGATTCTACCAAAGAGGTCTTGATTAGAGATATTATGTGACTGAACTttctactgtatttttatttatttaatattttccagGGACACTTTAGGGATGGATGCAATAGAAGTTGATCCAAAGCTGTTTGTCACTTGTCGGCTATGTCTTGAAGATCTAGGACAATTCCAGATAGTACCCAGTGTGCAACAGCAGATCAAGTATTGCTTTGGCATAGAGGTAAGCTtcttcatcagccttttttatggTCCCGCTGCAGGGCACAGGTCTGAATGAATGTACCACGCTTGTTCCAAGGCAGATtgttgatttcagactttacagtccaTATATTCCTCAAGATGGTTTTCCACCTTTTACTTACTCCTTAGTAATCCAAGATATGCTTAGGAAGTACATACAACTTGAAAAGTAACATGGGTtcttgctttattttttttaaatcctcaCAGCTGGATGATCACCAGCATTGGTCTGGGCCCTGCTGGGTCTTATTGGGGACATTGGTTCTTGCCTGTCCTGGAAACAAACCCACACACTCACGAGGCTGAGGCTTTGAGCACTAGGCTACTGCAACTTCAAACTTATGACTCATAGTAACTTTCGAGCgaccgaaattttttgaatatttgtacaaaattaaggataatttcctttatatttgggacttaccgcctttggtttttttttaatgatttttttaatttttttagtaaatactgtgacgtgctgcagtttttttaagatatttcctaagttttacatcttttaaattctttttctttattgactagccgacatcatagtttatcaattaaaattatcaaacataacaaaaatgtaataaaacatttattagaaaaaaaagaaaataaaaattcaaagaaaataacgcctttttttcagttttttcaaaataagtccaataaatgcccccttaaaatcactttattttaatttattaataaactacatgatatttcctacaatagctcagaacaatgtttgctgctatttcaaacaagtGCAGAAATACAGTCAGTTAAAATTTGACTCCTACTcggtaaaaaaagagcaaattaacaggcctgacaataatttttttttaatgattttttttcaaaaatataaaagaaattatccttaattttatgattgggaaaaggctcggaggattgattgatccttaattttgtacaaatattcaaaaaatttcaggcggtcacttatccccgggacacattgtatataactatttattactttgtattATTTCAGGTTGAGCCATTTGATGGACTCCCACAactaatatgtataaaatgtaaggaaatattaaaaaacttccatgcaataaaaaacttgttttgtGAGAAGCAAGCAAACTTGATAAAGAAGGTGTTGAAAAAGGAAGTAAGTTCTCATTATACCTATATCATGTTTAGCtagaataaaatacttatttacaagAATATTTGTTTCTTGTTAGATAGTTATTTATGCGGTATCGTAAAATGCTATTGAAACATCCTTAAACATTATGGCCCTCGACTCATACACTTATGTCTCCGAAAGTATAAGGTAAGAAACTCATAACCTCTTCTATATTTAACTATAGTAAGgatgttttctttcttttttaggAAATCACGACTGGCCTTCAGCCCCAACAAGACACTGTCAGTTCAAGTCAAGCTCCTGGACATGCCAATGATTCTACAAAGAAAAAACCAAAAAGGAAAAGAACAATATCTTCATCTAGTGATGAAGAATCTGAGAAATTATCCCATActacaaaatcaaagaaaaagaaGCATGTGTTACCACATAAAACTAAAATTCCAATGCCATGGAAGATGGACTACAAAAAGTGGGTAATGTGTAAGTTATGTAATACTTCTTGGCCAAGTAGCCAATCTATGTCAAGTCACATGCGTTGTCATACTCTTCTAAAGGAAAAGTATAGAAACATTTTCAACAGACAATGTActgtgaaaatgaaaaaaattgacAATCAACTCAATTTAACTGGGCTGGCTAACATGGTCGTTTATAACAGCAACAGGATTATAGAACCTGGTAGTCCATACTcttatgtaatttattcaaagggTGATCCAGATGTTAACAATTTCAGTAATGAATCTGAACCAATCATAAAAGACAGTGTAGAGAGTAAAGAATcttcagatgatgatgaaattatattaaatccAGCATCCAGAAAAAGGCGTTTTATATCTAGAAGTTCCATTGACACTGTTGTTATAGAAAGTAACAGCAACAGAGTGTTATCTGATTGTGAAGATGATTCTCGAGCATCAACTCCAAATGATAATGAAGGGCCATCATGCAATGATCAATGCATAAGTATTGACGACTCATCTGATAATGAGTCTGATAGCAACTTACACAACAGCAAAAACTCTAAACAACCAATGGAAGCTAAATTAGGCGATTATAAAATTGTACAAGGTATTATATCCATGTGTGTTAATTCATATCACAAGAAAAACGAAACGGCTAATGTTGATATGTTACATACGAATGGAagctacaacaaaaaaaatgaaactcaAACAAATACAGAATCTCAACTCAAACATAAAGTGTTAAGTATTGGAAGaaagattataaataaacaggGTTTCAATTGTACTGGTCTCCTCAGgtatttggaacacaaaaaCCTTGAAATTGTATGGATAGCGAAACCACAGTCATCATCCTCTAAAGACACAAATTACATTCGCATATTGA is a genomic window containing:
- the LOC110371346 gene encoding uncharacterized protein LOC110371346, yielding MDAIEVDPKLFVTCRLCLEDLGQFQIVPSVQQQIKYCFGIEVEPFDGLPQLICIKCKEILKNFHAIKNLFCEKQANLIKKVLKKEEITTGLQPQQDTVSSSQAPGHANDSTKKKPKRKRTISSSSDEESEKLSHTTKSKKKKHVLPHKTKIPMPWKMDYKKWVMCKLCNTSWPSSQSMSSHMRCHTLLKEKYRNIFNRQCTVKMKKIDNQLNLTGLANMVVYNSNRIIEPGSPYSYVIYSKGDPDVNNFSNESEPIIKDSVESKESSDDDEIILNPASRKRRFISRSSIDTVVIESNSNRVLSDCEDDSRASTPNDNEGPSCNDQCISIDDSSDNESDSNLHNSKNSKQPMEAKLGDYKIVQGIISMCVNSYHKKNETANVDMLHTNGSYNKKNETQTNTESQLKHKVLSIGRKIINKQGFNCTGLLRYLEHKNLEIVWIAKPQSSSSKDTNYIRILTKLRDPKNKDENAGWTKISETCESMSVPTSRKSAHDPNESLTTVETNQYPVIDTSTSKEAASAVANHNTNLPDKDIQAKLDAIPAALYSIDSKASCSDLKKLLNANPVANPKQLPKKLGPGNESRSNKTNSKPHSSSISNDVDNYCMPIITSTTSLAVVPNKDQEQSGLQKSTDTPAPRIKVKPASELMSERTLNCLMKEQSPPVTSTMMVSQIDNVWPHNHSVNVFVPNMGPSLHVTSQPLPIVEMPAHNTGSPSLYQVIPTSTQSNSNDDYVILDSTDLPNTKTDSPFRYFKDLLQMHSLILWDSCQLLPKEFISIIKFKVVFKQDHKKEEPVMLCLSFLCLKNSFCLKFKDRNQHSLDINNISANWQWELLQIYRGDVSKKVLQNARKFGKETYDYTYNFFCLLNSIKCHKVHSNN